The Eubalaena glacialis isolate mEubGla1 chromosome 3, mEubGla1.1.hap2.+ XY, whole genome shotgun sequence nucleotide sequence catatatattttttatattcttttctattctggtttatcacaggatattgaatatagttccctgtgctatacagtgggaccttgttatttatccattctatatataatagtttgcatctgctaatcccaaactactaATCCACCCCTTTTCTGAATTTCTCTAGATCCtgttcatgtactttaaaggacTTACGGCATACTGCCCAAATTGGTATTTGCAGCTTCCCTTTTTGAGGGTCAAAATCATTGTCTCATTCTTGTTTACAACCTCTCTGTTGTCCGACTGTCTCATATAGTAGGCACCCATAAACTACTTGTAAATTAgtacaaatagttttttttttttaatgaggtgaGTTATAAGTAAGCAGATAATGTATTTgggttaattcatttattttgttaggCACCCAGGCTGAGATAATGCAGTGCAGATTGAATGCCATAGGTGCCTTCTGAGGCATCTGGAATTGTTACCTCAAATACGTTGGTAGTCAGTGGGCAAGCACAAGAGTGGTTGGTTACAGCTTTCTcccaaaatactttaaataattttaagctGATTTCACCCTTGTTATCTATCTGTTCAACctgaaattcatcattttaatgtATAAAGGCTACTCAAACCCTCCTCAAAGTTgaatattagataaaatatataagctGAACTTGGAAGCAAGGCTAATTTTTGAGATCTATACTACTTCCTTGTGAAGAGAGAAAACTAGAATCCAGTCCTGGGATTGAATGTCTTTATTAAAGAAGTGATTAAATGGCAGCACAAATCAGCAGCAATAATTTCGGAAGGAGTGGAGACAAGGTGTAGGGTCAGAGTTGATTGTTCATTTCATGGTATCAAGGTAGCTGAAGAACTGTGCCTGAGGCCCATTTGATCATTATTCTACATTGCAAATGCAGGAGGGCAAAACTCAAATACTAAGGACCAAACCCTACTATGCCTTTTAGAAACTGAGTAAAACCCTACAAATTATCATAATAGTCAGCAGGATTGCCTCTTAAGATTTGAAATCCCAGTGGTTTTCCCTCAGCTAGAGTTTTCAGCCCACAGGAGCAAAATTGTACAGTAAGCTTGAAGAAGGAAAACCCTTTTGAGAGAGCATAGCTATTTCTGAAATGATTCAGTGCTTTCCCCTATTGTCATCTCCCATGATGTATTATTTCCCCTTGTTTTAAACCTTTATCCCCAATTTCTCTGAGAAAAAGAGTGTATTACAAGAAGGAGCAGGATCGCCTTAGCCTTTTAGAGATCCTACCGTCTTATAGCAGATAATCTCAAACTAAAACTTACAGGGTTTTCATCAACccttgaagaaatatttgtgtTTACTGGCCTGGAGCAAGAAATTAGGAAGGTTTGAGCAATCTCTGAAGCTgattaaaatgaagtaaaaaaaatcagtcctCCATTTTGCACTCCATACTACTCTCTGGTGCCCTCATCAGGCCTGTTTTCTGGAATTAATATCTGGGGGGAGGAAAGGAATCCCTGTGACCCAATACTCCATTGCTTGAACCCTTTACTTTGTGGCTTGAGGGTTTTTGAGAGAAactgataagaaagaaaaatagatagataaattaaataaataaataaataaataaataaatcacaactCTGGCAGATTCATCAGCACCACCTCAACACAATAGAGGGGAGAGAGCAAGACTGATAGGGTAAAAGGGTGGAAAGGAGGGGCTTGAAAGGGCAGGAAAGGAGGGCCAGGTGGTGGGAGAGAGGTCTTGGGCTTAGAGCAAGTCCAATTCGAAGGAGTGGATGCTGGCAATGGGAGCTCTCCAAAAGTTGAAGGTGCTGTACTCAAGGAGGGCATCGCCTTCAGGGTTTTTCTCCTGCTCTGCTCCGGTTGCTTGCCCCGTCGTTTTGCCAACGCTGCTGTCCTTGATCTTGTAGGTGGACGTATCTGACAGACCCAGGCCTTCCAGCTCCGACAGATCCAGTTCTGGAATGGGCATCCTCCAGAAAAGAAAGGAGCTGTACTGGCTACTCACAGGGTCCCTCATAACTTCCTAGAAAGAAACCACTTATCAGTCTTCATGGTATTGCCACCTCTTTGCGGCCCATGGCCTTTCCTTACTGAGAAACTTTACATCCCCATTTGCCTCTGTACATAATCCAAGTTCCCTAGGACAAGCTTCAGGAATCTTcctctattaccattttctaccATTTCCTAACTCCTCCCCATCTTGGAATGACTTATTTACTGCCTACTGCTTGGGTCTGGTTTTCAAGGCCTTCCAGAATCTGGCCCCATTCTTCCTAGCAGTAGTACGTTCTCTGCTACAGCTATGCTTATTCCTGTCTTTCTTAACTCTCTCCACTCTCCACCTTAAAATACTATCCAAGTTTCAAGACTCCATTCAAGTCCCTAGAGGAATCTTTCCCCTGAACTCTtattatatttcatattcttgATTTCTTCCTGCCTTTGGTTTAATAGGTCATGGTACCTCTGAAAAGGGTTTCCAtgatttttctactttctgttttcctCCCTGCTTTCTAAACCTTACTGTAAACTCACCTCTTCCTGGACATCCTTAAACTTACTCAGCTCCATCTACCCTATTTCTTCCAGTATCTCCCACAATGCCTGTAGAGTTTTACCTGACTATATCAGTTTGGGGTTACAGATCACTGTTACATGTCTTGTATAGGGATAATCTTATCTCCTTCAAGGAACTGAGAGTTTCCCCAAGGGTAAAAACCAGTCTACTTTGTACCTTCTTCACAAGTGCTGGGCTTTAAACACAAAAAACACTCAAGGCTGCTAATTTTCCCTTAGTATTTAATACAATGAGTACCTTGCCACTCCCATTTATAACCCCACAGATAAACCTTAACAGCCTATCTATTTCTCTCTAGCCTACCTCCCCTTCAGAACAAAATGCAGGTGCTAAAAGAATTTTCCTATGCCATAACAGGATCGCTTCTCTGACCCAGTGCTAGAATACACCTGATGATAGAGCAAATGGATTGGAAATTTCAGGTAAGGAAAGTAAAGTTTAGATTCGAAGGAGAAAATCTTTTACAGAATTAGATACTTTTCCATGTTTTAATGAGTACTTCTCTCACCTTTCCTGCCCCTTCCACCCACACCCTGAACTTAGACTATTATACCTCCCTGCGGCCTCCACCCTGCTGCTTACTAACCAAGGGAAGGGGCAAGAAGCATTAGTTGAAATGTTCCCAAAGGAGCAGAAAGAACATTCCACTGCCTCCAAAAATAGAACCCCCATTTCACAAGGCCTTCCTGCAACAGAGTCCATTGGCTCTCGCCAGGCCTTGAGACTCCTAAATAGTGGCCTTAAATAGGTTCCACAATGCCCCCATATAATGTGGCAGAAAAAGTAGGCCTTAATCTAGAATACAGTTATGTGTGAGTGTAGGGGCTTTAGGAATGGTAAGTGGGTAGACTAGGATGTTTTTAATGTTAGAGTTACTCTTTTTCTTCTTAGGTTCAAGCTCCAAAATAAACCCTGGGAACTGAGCATTACTCAGCAGACAAGCTGCTTAAAAGGAGGGTAATTCGGGGGCTGGAAAAGGGTGGGGGAGCATGTTGAAAAGGTGAGGTCATCATCCTATGATATTCAGCCCTGATCACCTCCACAGTAATTTGCAGAGGCAAGTGCACAGAAAGCTACAAAAAATGTTGTTCCTATCAACCAGCCAACCCTGGCTTAGTCTGGGACTGTAGAGATTGTAAGAAGCAAACCTTAGGCATCAGCAGCATTATTGACTTCTTCCcatggggatttttttaaactaacagtACTAGTTGTTTGCCAATCTAGCTGGCTTCTTTTATATCCCCTCCCTTACCAGTCCCCTCCAGAGTGAGCTTAGTATAATGCTGGGCACATAATAGgctctttaaaaaatagaatcataGGGGGGAAGAAAAgcatagaattttaaaactagaaaacatcttagaaattatccagtcagTTTGGATAGGGTCTCATAATTTCCAGTCTGATTCTGTTTTGATGTGTTGTACATAGATAGTTGCCTGCAGCTTTTTATAATCCTATACCAGTATTCTCAAAACTTGCAAGAATTTTTAGTTCCTGAAGAACAGATATTCAGTGGGTTAAGTGTGATTCTGATATGAATGGTGAAAATGCAAAAGGCAGAAGAGAGGAAGATAGGATctgagaaagggaaaaagctcTTTGACAAACTGACTCCTTTTCTTCAAGCAGTATATGTATAAAAACAGTCCAAACAATTCTGAGTGTCTGGCAGAGCTTCTCTTGCAATTAAAAAAGGTAAAGGAAATTGTACAAAATATTAACTTAAAAGGCCCAAAATCTCTAGCCATGCCATTGATTCAGACACATGTACAGAGTACCAAATGCATTTCGGAAAGGCACTCAATCAAGTATATACAGCATTTAAAATCAAGTCAAGAACATTGACTGCACCGAAAATTGACGCTGGAATACccgaacattttaaatttaacatagTATGGATTTAATTCCCAAATACCCAAATTTTGCACAGGGTCCCTTTTCAGCTAGCTTTCTCTTCCCCAAATATTTTCTACCCATAGCTCATCTATCTTTATATCTCTCATTTACTTATCTTAAAGGGCTTCGACAGTGCCTTGTACCACAAtatatgttcaataaatgcttccCACTAtccttcatttaaaattattcaggTATTTTAGGCAAAGGTAATTTCTAAATATCACTGTCTAGTCTTAGAGATACACAATTAGCAAATACATAGCATAAAGTGGCTCTCTCTGAGCCACACAGACACGCCCAGATACCCTTTGTCCAGATCCTCAGTGGGACTCTAGGGCCTACCCAACAGGGCCTTGCTGTGTCATGCTGCCACTGTAGAGGGGAGGACAAGGGATGGTGGTGGAGGGGAATGGAACCTCTCTGGCATCTCATTATATGTGTCTCATTCTGCTGCAAATAAGCATTCCTTTTCCAGAATCTGCCCCCATACCTAGCTCTTGTGGACTGTACTGATTTCAATATGGGATCAGGCAGTTCTCCAGCACAGAAGCCCTTACCTTCCTACCTCAAACTGCCTCCCTCTTTGGAGAAAAGGTTTGGGAATGGGAGAAGGAGACTGTTAAAAGAAAGATCAGGATTAATCTCCATATTATCGCGTATCTCTCCCTCCAAACTCCTTCCTATGGAGACAAATAAGTTTGGGGTGAGGGTAGACACATCAATGGAACACaacagaaaacatttgaaaatacagGGAAGTAGAGGCTAGAGTGGTACAGTAGGACTAGAGATTCATCAAAAAGCTGGGAGAACAAATTGACAGCTTGAAAAGGAAGATGTAGATTACTAAACTgaagataataaaattaataattttattatcttcAGGACAATAAGTTATAGGCAAACTGACAATTGAAATAAGGAGATAAATGCTGAGAAATAACTACATGTAAATTGTTAGAAATTAAAATCTGTGTAAAGGATTATAAGGCATGGATGGAGATCTTAGCAAAGATGTAAAACGGTGAACAAATAACTACCTATTGTTCACAGCGCCGCCTTTGCTCCTCTTGAACTGTCCCCCAACCCCATCCTCATTTGGGGTCTTCAACCTAACTAGAAGCATCTACTATCTTTTCAGCCCCTTGCCGCCGCCCCGGTTTCGTTTACCTGTTATCAGTGAATTATTAGCGTGTTCCAAAGATGGAGGGAGTACTTCGGGGGCTCCGATGTCTGCTCTGGGCTGGAGAACAAGAAAGCTGTTGGGGCTTTGACGGCTTTGTCTTCTCACTCCCTCTCTATTCGGAGACTGAGTCAGTCTGCTCAGTCTCCCCCTGCAATGCAGCCCCTCCTAAGAATGGCGGAAGGattccccgccccctcccggccTGACTCGGCTAATTCAAATGATAGGTTCCAGAACActtgagggagggagacaggactAAAGCATCTCCGTAGGCTTATTGGTCTGATTCCCGAGCTCTTCCAGCTCCCCCGTGCAGACTGAGGGTGTAATGAATGAGTAGTTAATTGTCCTCTAATTTTAGGTGTATGGATTAAAAGTCTTGACTCTAGACAACGTGGAGAAGAGGAGTGTCCCTTTATTCCCCAATTTAAGGATTTCAGGTTACCCGAAGTGTTCTTGAGATCACAAAAAttttccctccgtccctcccgATTTGCCTTCCCACCCTCACAATGGGTAAATAAACCTAGCCCTATTGCATTTGCGGTAGGGCACAGGAACATCGGGGATGCGTGTGCTTCTGCCAATCTCTGAACTCGGTGGGGGCCGGAGGATTTGGGGGCTCCGCTTCCTTTCGCCCCGCAACGCCTGACGCGCAAACGGAACGCACGATTCTGGAGGGTCCAGCTTGGGTGCCAGGCCTTCCTCGAGGGTCCGCTTTCCCGGGTTTTCCCGGCAGGGGCGGCGGCCCTCGGGGGCTTCCGAGGCCCCTCCCACGTCCCTCCGTCGTGCAGCGCCACCTCAGTCCAGAGGGGAGCTGTGCGCCCGGCTCCCAGCCGGGCGGGTTTCGTAATCGCGTCGCGGCCGTTTCCGCCCTCAGCCGGCCGCACCTCTGCCGCTCCGCCCTCGGCTCCCCCACCGCGCCGAGGAGTGAGCCCGGGAACCCCACGCTGGCGGGCACCGAGCGGGAGCCCCCCACCAGCTGGCGCCGGACGCCTGGATGCCGGAGCAGAGCAGGTGAGGCCTCGGGCTCGGTCCCTCGGCCCGTGCGCCCCGCCTGCCCAGTCAGGCGGAGACGCACcggatgctgggggtgggggaggagggcgtCCACGGCTGTCGAGATGCTGGGTCGGTGGCGAAAGGGGTGCGCCGGCTGAGGAGCCATCCCTGTCCGTGCTCTGGCGGTGCGCAGGTGAGGCCGGTGAAGAGCAGAAGGGAAGACGGGTCTGGAGTGTTGGGGGGAGACGGGAGGTGGGAAGAAGGTCTCTTTTGAGACTCACCAACCTCGGTGCTGGCGTGTGCCAGCAAACTGAAGCAGAGCTGGTCCGGGAAGGTCTAAATCTGAGACAAGCAGCCACGCCAGACAGTGACAAAGTCGGAAAGATTCACAGAGAGGCCCAATCCTAGTTCAGCCTTGGGAGGAGCAGAGAATTTCTGGGTAGAGTCCGGGGGTGGGCAGAAATGGAGCCTATGTGACTGAACCTATTGGGCAGGGGGAGTTGAGGGCCTAGCCCTGTTTCCTCTTAAGCCTCCACAAGACCTTTCCTGGGGAAGGGCACGGTCGGTGCTGGGGCAAATGCCTGTCACTTGACTGAAAGTTGGGGGCCACCCCCACTTCTCTAGAGCCCCGCAGCAGCCCTCATGTCTGGAGGTCTCCATAGGGGACCAGCTGCAGCCCTGGGCTCATAGCCAGAATTGCCCGCTCCATTTTCtcaattctctttctctttctctccagctGCTTCTTGTGAAGGCTTGTCAGGCAGCGGGTAGGAGGCCTTGGGGCTGGAGTCAGCGGGACCGGGAAAACCGGTTTGGGGCTAGAATAGGACCAGGGAACTACCTCTGTACATCCTTCCTCCCTGGAACCTTTCTCCCATCCATTCTCCTGCTCACTCCCCAATAGTTTTAAAGCTCTTAAGCTCTACTGTGATCTTGGTGTCTTTTCCAGCTCTGTATTTCACCCTTCCTACTTGGGACTCAGGCCCAGGTCACAGCACTACTTGGCTGTCAGGGTATGGCCTTATACGATCTAATCCTGACCCCTCCTACTGTTTACCCAGCCCTTCCCCTTCACTGTGGAGTTGAAATAGTGTATAGTGGGTTCAGGTGCCTCCTCTTCCTGGGCTGACCACTTGAGGACTTCATTTTTCCTCAACCCACTCTTCTCTAGATATTTTAAAGGAGAGTGGCAGCCAATCACTCTTACTTCCTTTTCTGGcctgttcccctcccccctcaccaccaccaccaccaccacattcACCCTGCCCAGTCTTCTCCTCACGCTGACCCCACCCCCAGGTTTCAGAGACCCTTATGTCCTGTGTCCTAGGGAATGGAATTTCCTGGTCACTTCTCATCATCATTGGTCATTTCATGCCAAgtcccacacacacactttccctcCACCCAGCCCTGGCCAGGTCCCTGGAAAAGGAACAGAAACGTCCTTGTTCCCTCCactgcccctttccctctctcctcctccccctcttctctccttttccctcccacCATCCACTTCTGTTCACTCAGCTTTGAGCAAGGAGGGTGTTGGGGGAGAGTCCAGTCTTAGTACAGCGTGTCTGGTAGTGTTGGGGGTTTCCTCTGATTcttcattgttttcttcatcccctcccaccccccatccccccaacccTTACCacccaacaccaccaccatcacgaCAAACCCTGTGACTGACTGACTTCCCCACTGACCACAGCTCCCCTCTCTGGACAGCCGTGTTCTGACTTCCGCCCTGTCTCATTACTCCTCCCCTCCAGTGGTGGGAAGGGAAGTAAGAGAAAGCCTGGACTCCCGGGTCCTTCCATCCCTCAGAAGCTGTGTCACAGTGTTTGTGTGATCTCATCTCAAGGCTGAGAAAAAACCCTCTCAGTTCTTAGATCAGTGTAGGGTGCCAGAGCATCAGGGTTCCAATCTTGGAGGGAGGGGAGATTCCTATTCAGGCTAAAGTGTAATGTTCATGAAACTGCCCTGTTTGGAATCTTTGAGGTTGGTTGTATTATAGGACTAGGGGAATGCAGTGAAAATAGAGGAAACCTATATGTGCCCTACCCTGGCTGGCGGTAATGAAGAGGGGAGGAAGTTCTTCCTTGGACACTAATGCTGTTGGGAAGTTCCTCATGTCTGGTTGGCTGATGAAGATTGGGGGTGGAAGTGgtaaggagggaagagagaacagGTCACGGcatgaggggaggagggagggagggaggcctagGCCCTATGGGGTGTGAGACAGAGCAGAGTGGCACGACAGGACATGTGAAGAGGGTGGGGAGGCTGGAAAAAGATTCCTCATGGGACAGAAGATACCTGGCACGTGTACCTACAACCTGTGCATAGATGATCTCCACAAGACACACACATGGTGATAGGGTCATGCCACATATGTGCAAACAGAGGTGCACACAGAGGAGTGCATTGATACAGAACACAGATAAAACAGAGTGTAGGCAGCCCTCAGGAAGGACCTCAAGGTCAAGTAATAAAGAAACTGTTAAATGGCTTCTGGGAGGGGTTGGATCTCAGTTGAGGGAAATGAGGAGGAACAAGGGCAGGGAACGGAGAGGGAAGAAATTCCTCACTGTAGAAAGTCTTAGGTTCCAACCTGCTGCAGTTGGTCACCTAGGACCTAGGTAGTCAAGGCCTCTCTTGGTCTTAGAGAAAATCTAGGTGTTCAGAGTAAGGTAAGGAAAAAGGGAGGGTCAGGGGTGGAGGCCTTGTTTGTGAGAACAAAAAACCACCATTTCCTCTTCAAAGTCACTTAAATGCCCCTCCCCTTCTGCCTTAAACCAAGGGAGAAGGGAGGTGGAGCTTGTAGCACCCCCAAACTTTGCTCATTTCTGCCAGTATCATTTAgtcccctcccatcctctcttcctagcttctagcccctttcctctcccctccgtGGGTACCAGCAGCTACTGTTCCTTAACCCTTTGGTGCCCTTTTGGTTCTTTGCCTTTCTCTGAGAGTCAGACTTCGAGGTTCTTATGTTTGGAGAAGGTTAGTGTTGGTTGTAGGACTAGGACCTTTACAGGGGAGCAAGAAGATATGGGCTCATCAGGAGCCTTTTCAAAGAGTGGGGGAGTGGAGATTTCTCAttaacttttcttctctctttactTTCTGCTCATCCAGGGTTCCAGGTCTGTGGAAGACATAACCTTGTGCCTGCTTGCCCACCCCACTCTCCGACCTTGCTAGTCTCTCAGGGTCTGAGACACTGACCTTCTTCACTGCTCACCTTAAGGGCTCCGAGGACTCCACTTTCTCTAGACCTGTCTAGCTGAGTAAACCCAGGGTGTTGTTACACCTGAGGGGAGTGAGGAGTGGGCAGTCAAGGCACCAGAGCAAGAGCCCTCTGGGGCCTCAGGCAGAGGCGTGAAACTGGAACCATCGGGGAACATGAGTGAATTTTGGCACAAACTGGGCTGCTGTGTGGTAGAGAAACCCCAGCCGGTaagtctcccccaccccaccccaacacaCAGAAACCAGTTACCGTATACTGGGACGTAGATACATCAGTCTAGGATCCGCCGTCTAAAAACCACACTTCTTGCCTCCTTCTCTGTCAGGATAGCTTCTATGGCCTGGCAGGTGTGTACATGGAATAAAGGGGACTGAGTGAGGGAGGAAGTGAACAGTCCTAGCTATCACTTCTTTTTCCCGTCCATTTTGAGTTGGACAGGGGTTGTAGGTGGAGCTTAATACCTGTCAGTTTTCCGCACTGTTTCTTCATCAGCCAGAGGTGACTTTGACATGTCCTTTCTTTGTCCAGTGTTCACTCTGCAGGCCACTGCCCTTACCACCCTGCCTGTGTCCTCTCTCTGTTTATGTTGTTCTAACCTTGCCTTTCATACCCTAGTGATTTCCCTGTTATAATGCCGTATCCCCTTTCTCACCAGGCCCTTAGCTCTTCCCTTAGTGGTTTTCagctcttttccctttctccactgTGATGTAACTCCCTGTCTTCTCcaatcagaagaagaagaggagacgGATTGACCGGACCATGATTGGGGAACCAATGAATTTTGTCCACCTGACTCACATTGGCTCTGGGGAGATGGGTGCCGGAGATGGACTTGGCATGGTAACAAGGGAATGGGGAGAGGTTGATATGAGGTTGTGGCCTAGAGCTGTTCCCTTTTTTGAAAGTTCAAGCTGGGGGCATAACAGAATACTTGATGGGAAGCAAGAAGCTAGGATTCTAGTCCTGGTCACAGGCTGCATAAATCTGAGATCTGGCATTTCAAGTCTCTGGCCTAGGCTCCCTCATCTTTACAATTAGCAGATTGTTCTTCACTGGATGGAGGATATATATGTCTTAATAGTTACTTGGAGGGCTTTTTCCAAAAACCATAACCGTTCCTTCTATTAATTAAGAACTGCTGTCTCAGCGCCACAGTAAGTCATATTGTGGTTGGGAGTGTTGGGACAGGGAAAAGGCTGAGCACCTCTATCCTAAGTAATGTTTAATATGCATTTCTGCTCTCAGAATAAGGGAAATGGGCTTGGAGGTAGTGAAGGAATCTTTTCACCAGTTATGAAACACAGATAAATATGGGAGAGTCCTTTGTGAGAGGATCTTACTAGTAAAAGACCCACTTTGTCTCATCCTCATGAAGGTCATTGTGAAGGGAGGCATTGAGACTTCCCTTGGAGGAAGAGAGATTAGTTTTAACATTTTCAGATTGATTATATTGTCAAGGAGATGGGGTCAACCTCTTCCATGGAGGGCACAGGGGAGCTCTTTTACTGTGCCATATGAAGATTTAGGAGAGGGTCTCACATGTGCTTTTTCACAGACAGGTGCAGTTCAGGAGCAGATGAGATCCAAGGGAAACCGAGACAGACCGTGGAGCAATTCTAGGGGCTTGTAGCTCCAATACGACTGGTGAGTGATTAGAGAAACCCATCCAACACCTCCAGCCCCCTGCCTCAGAACCGTGATCCTCTGCAAGAATGGGAagtgaagggaggaagaaagaattagAATGGAAGAGTCAAAAATGTAGGATccagaaaagcagagagaaagggaTGTGCAGAcagatagaaatagaaaaaagagcgCACTGTGGAAATAGTTAAGTGTGAACCAGGTGGTACCCTCTCCCTAAGGTTTTCTTCGAGACtaatcttccttcttctttttttcctttaatcaggTTCTGCTGTGTGTCCAGCCTTCACCCTGTCCAGCCCAGAAGAGATGCTGGCCCTACCAGTTTCCCTCCTAGAATCAGTAACCCCAGGGCCCCTCTTTTCCCTATCTGTCTAATAGTGCCTCAAATGGCTTGGGGGCTGGACTCCCTCTACTCCCTCTGGCTGTAGCCCCTCCTGGAGATGGGGTCAAGGCAGCAGGACTGACCAAGTGACTACTGGTTGGCCAGAAGGAGCTCAGCTGAAGCCCTGGACACTATCAGATCTGAGATAGGAGTTTTCTGGGAACTTGGAATGAGTTCCCTTCTCCTGAATGACGGTCTAGGTGCCATATGTTTTTAAACTGTTAACCTGGAACTCCTTAAATGTGGTGGGTAGGTGAGATTACCAAAGCTGAAGCCGGCTTTGCTAAGAAGCTCCCTACCTCCCTGCCCTTATCTTTCGTCCTGGAATGAACTGAAGCAGACGTCAAGCAGGGTCTGGGAGGGTGACCACTGGCTAGTCTACTTTTTC carries:
- the CDC42SE1 gene encoding CDC42 small effector protein 1, producing the protein MSEFWHKLGCCVVEKPQPKKKRRRIDRTMIGEPMNFVHLTHIGSGEMGAGDGLGMTGAVQEQMRSKGNRDRPWSNSRGL
- the MLLT11 gene encoding protein AF1q, whose translation is MRDPVSSQYSSFLFWRMPIPELDLSELEGLGLSDTSTYKIKDSSVGKTTGQATGAEQEKNPEGDALLEYSTFNFWRAPIASIHSFELDLL